The following proteins come from a genomic window of Malus domestica chromosome 02, GDT2T_hap1:
- the LOC103400933 gene encoding protein SHI RELATED SEQUENCE 1 encodes MAGFFSLGRGGSDDQHNSNNPPPPDHHNHQQIAPETLFWYKNEDVANQPYKGFELLQQQEQLLQLQTQPPPRLYQPHPHHHQDLYASAAALGVGPSSRGSDDTSSSRSAAAAFTMMRSSSGGRGGSGGSGGGASCQDCGNQAKKDCIHMRCRTCCKNRGLDCPTHVKSTWVPASKRRERQQQLAALQHQHHQQQDHLQQHQNQQQQQLQVIRGESSKRLRENPSSNPSLRIHTNTNTSGLDVVNFPPEVRSQAVFRCVKVSAMDDEVQYAYQTAVNIAGHWFKGILNDHGPESPNYNMNMAAETSSGGGVNFQPLNLIAGATTAVNTASIDGGGGHEGMAVAGSTTVIDPSSLYPAPINTYMGTQFFPPPRS; translated from the exons ATGGCTGGTTTTTTCTCATTAGGCAGAGGCGGCAGCGACGACCAGCATAATAGCAACAACCCACCCCCGCCTGATCACCACAACCACCAACAAATTGCTCCGGAGACGTTGTTCTGGTACAAGAATGAGGACGTGGCAAATCAGCCGTACAAGGGCTTCGAGCTGTTGCAGCAACAGGAGCAGCTCCTCCAGCTCCAAACCCAGCCGCCCCCACGGCTTTACCAGCCTCATCCCCACCACCATCAAGATCTCTACGCTTCTGCGGCTGCTCTAGGGGTGGGTCCCAGCAGCAGGGGATCGGATGACACTTCATCGTCGAGGTCGGCCGCAGCGGCGTTTACGATGATGAGGTCGTCGtcaggaggaagaggaggaagcgGAGGAAGCGGAGGTGGCGCCAGCTGTCAGGACTGCGGGAACCAAGCGAAGAAAGACTGCATACACATGAGGTGCAGGACTTGCTGCAAGAACCGAGGGTTAGACTGTCCGACCCACGTCAAGAGCACGTGGGTTCCGGCGTCGAAACGCCGTGAGCGGCAGCAGCAGCTCGCCGCCTTGCAGCACCAACACCACCAACAGCAAGATCATTTACAACAACACCAGAaccaacagcagcagcagcttcAAGTGATTCGTGGAGAAAGTTCGAAAAGACTCAGAGAAAATCCGAGCTCGAATCCCTCTCTTCGTATtcacacaaacacaaatacttCAG GCTTGGATGTGGTGAATTTCCCGCCGGAAGTAAGATCGCAGGCTGTATTTCGCTGCGTGAAAGTGAGCGCAATGGACGACGAGGTCCAGTACGCGTACCAGACGGCTGTGAACATCGCAGGCCATTGGTTTAAAGGAATTCTCAACGACCATGGACCCGAATCCCCTAACTACAACATGAACATGGCAGCTGAAACCTCGTCTGGTGGTGGAGTTAATTTCCAACCGCTCAATCTCATCGCGGGAGCCACCACCGCCGTTAACACAGCATCCATTGACGGTGGTGGCGGTCACGAGGGAATGGCAGTGGCGGGTTCGACGACAGTTATAGATCCTTCTTCTCTATATCCAGCTCCAATTAACACATACATGGGTACGCAATTCTTCCCACCACCAAGATCTTGA